One segment of Setaria viridis chromosome 4, Setaria_viridis_v4.0, whole genome shotgun sequence DNA contains the following:
- the LOC117853352 gene encoding BTB/POZ and MATH domain-containing protein 2-like, producing the protein MEPEFEVKVPPSDLLDNLGKLIEGKKGADATFKVRDELFPAHKIVLAMRSPVFEAEFYGPVAKDMKQYFTIEDMQPDVFRAVLCFIYTDSMPSLEEFDASDIKEMVRHLLEAADRYAMERLKLICEDILCKSVSVEDVATSQALADMHHCHNLMKMFSSQRSQGSVLPSKLQHQAEHSPHRNIEKSAVQKSE; encoded by the exons ATGGAGCCTGAATTCGAGGTGAAAGTGCCGCCTTCCGACCTGTTGGATAATCTTGGGAAACTAATCGAGGGGAAGAAAGGAGCGGATGCCACTTTCAAAGTGAGAGATGAGCTCTTCCCAGCCCATAAGATTGTGCTTGCGATGAGGTCACCGGTCTTCGAAGCCGAGTTCTACGGGCCAgtggccaaggacatgaagcaGTACTTCACTATAGAGGACATGCAACCCGATGTCTTCAGAGCAGTGCTTTGCTTCATCTACACGGATTCGATGCCTTCTCTGGAGGAATTCGATGCTAGCGACATAAAGGAGATGGTTAGGCACTTGCTCGAGGCTGCAGATAGGTATGCCATGGAACGCCTGAAATTGATTTGCGAAGACATCCTTTGCAAGAGCGTTAGTGTTGAGGACGTGGCTACTTCACAAGCTCTGGCTGACATGCATCACTGCCATAACCTCATGAAG ATGTTTTCTAGTCAG AGAAGCCAGGGAAGCGTCCTACCTAGCAAGCTACAGCACCAGGCAGAGCACAGCCCGCACAGAAACATAGAGAAGTCTGCAGTACAGAAGTCTGAATAG